The following coding sequences lie in one Streptomyces xiamenensis genomic window:
- a CDS encoding GntR family transcriptional regulator → MGDARPVYQRIADDLRQQIDEGTLAVGARIPSRAELKRTYTASDQTVDRAVRVLKAAGYATGQFGRGVFVSDREPLGVLLRSTGAVDSPLAARIQILSGGREHAHGHGHGPGEGHQEGPAGEQPDLIWEATSTAVAAPPEIAARLGVGVGEPLMCTQYEYLADRRPLQLATSWEPLALTKGTDVLHPERGPYARRGVRGRFAAIGIRIVRATETVASRPATGAEADALGCSPGQCLTAVQRTHYDEHDRAVETSDTVLRGDRWRLEYAIGFGG, encoded by the coding sequence GCGACGCCCGGCCGGTATACCAGCGCATCGCGGACGATCTGCGGCAGCAGATCGACGAGGGCACGCTTGCGGTGGGCGCGCGAATCCCCTCCCGCGCCGAGCTCAAACGCACCTACACCGCCAGCGACCAGACGGTGGACCGCGCCGTACGGGTGCTGAAGGCCGCCGGATACGCCACCGGCCAGTTCGGGCGCGGCGTCTTCGTCAGCGACCGCGAACCGCTCGGCGTCCTCCTCCGCTCCACCGGGGCCGTCGACAGCCCGCTCGCCGCCCGCATCCAGATCCTGTCCGGCGGTCGCGAGCACGCCCATGGCCACGGTCACGGCCCGGGGGAGGGGCACCAGGAGGGCCCGGCCGGCGAACAGCCCGACCTGATCTGGGAGGCCACCTCCACGGCCGTCGCCGCACCGCCCGAGATCGCCGCCCGCCTCGGCGTCGGCGTCGGCGAACCGCTGATGTGCACCCAGTACGAGTACCTGGCGGACCGCCGCCCCCTGCAACTCGCCACCAGCTGGGAGCCGCTGGCCCTCACCAAGGGCACCGACGTCCTGCACCCGGAACGCGGCCCCTATGCCCGGCGCGGTGTCCGCGGCCGGTTCGCGGCGATCGGCATCCGGATCGTCCGCGCCACCGAGACCGTCGCCTCCCGGCCCGCCACCGGGGCCGAGGCCGACGCGCTGGGCTGTTCGCCCGGCCAGTGCCTCACCGCCGTGCAGCGCACCCACTACGACGAGCACGACCGGGCCGTGGAGACCTCCGACACCGTGCTGCGGGGCGATCGCTGGCGTCTGGAGTACGCCATCGGCTTCGGCGGCTGA
- a CDS encoding DUF6278 family protein, whose translation MNIPFLDNWRKRAEPRLGAPPGQRAGDGAQGAWADPEGVAQLLSECELLRARALAAGVALGDTPESLEALDQLLPRWRDDPEEMAGLGTDAGLYLGTVLVRTVLGARWVPGAHGGPVVAMVSGRRVDVLTAGHDWADTGVPELSQVYAESAGF comes from the coding sequence ATGAACATCCCTTTCCTGGACAACTGGCGCAAGCGGGCCGAACCGCGGCTTGGGGCCCCTCCGGGTCAGCGGGCGGGAGACGGCGCGCAGGGCGCCTGGGCCGATCCCGAGGGCGTGGCACAACTGCTGTCCGAGTGCGAGCTGCTGCGGGCCAGGGCACTGGCCGCCGGGGTGGCGCTCGGAGACACGCCCGAATCGCTGGAAGCGCTGGACCAGTTGCTGCCACGGTGGCGGGACGATCCGGAGGAGATGGCCGGTCTGGGCACGGACGCGGGCCTGTATCTGGGCACGGTGCTGGTCCGTACGGTGCTGGGGGCCCGGTGGGTGCCGGGGGCGCACGGCGGGCCGGTGGTGGCGATGGTCTCGGGGCGGCGGGTGGATGTGCTGACGGCCGGTCACGACTGGGCGGACACCGGAGTGCCCGAGCTGTCCCAGGTGTACGCGGAGAGCGCCGGGTTCTGA
- a CDS encoding exodeoxyribonuclease III, producing MRIATWNINSITARLPRLLAWLESSGTDVLCLQELKCAAEAFPTEQLRALGYEAAVHADGRWNGVAVVSRIGISEPVTGLPGGPDYDGLNEPRAVSATCAGVRVWSVYVPNGREVGHPHYDYKLRWLAALREAVRADAAAGRPFAVLGDFNIAPADEDVWDISAFEGATHVTAAEREALASLRGTGLSDVRPRPLKYDHPFTYWDYRQLGFPKNRGMRIDLVLGNAAFAGGVKDAYVDREERKGKGASDHAPVVVDLEV from the coding sequence ATGCGCATCGCCACCTGGAACATCAACTCGATCACGGCACGCCTGCCGAGGCTGCTCGCCTGGCTGGAGAGCAGCGGCACCGACGTGCTGTGCCTCCAGGAGCTGAAGTGCGCCGCCGAGGCGTTCCCCACCGAGCAGCTGCGGGCACTGGGGTACGAGGCGGCCGTGCACGCGGACGGCCGCTGGAACGGGGTCGCGGTGGTCTCCCGGATCGGGATCTCCGAGCCGGTGACCGGGCTGCCGGGCGGCCCCGACTACGACGGGCTCAACGAGCCGCGCGCGGTCTCCGCCACCTGTGCCGGGGTGCGGGTGTGGTCGGTGTACGTGCCCAACGGGCGCGAGGTCGGGCACCCGCACTACGACTACAAGCTGCGCTGGCTGGCGGCGCTGCGCGAGGCGGTGCGCGCGGACGCGGCGGCGGGGCGGCCGTTCGCGGTGCTCGGCGACTTCAACATCGCGCCGGCGGACGAGGACGTGTGGGACATCTCGGCGTTCGAGGGGGCCACGCATGTGACGGCGGCGGAGCGGGAGGCACTGGCCTCGCTGCGCGGCACGGGGCTGAGCGATGTGCGGCCGCGCCCGCTGAAGTACGACCACCCGTTCACGTACTGGGACTACCGGCAGCTGGGCTTCCCGAAGAACCGGGGCATGCGCATCGATCTGGTGCTGGGCAACGCGGCGTTCGCGGGCGGGGTCAAGGACGCCTACGTGGACCGCGAGGAGCGCAAGGGCAAGGGCGCCTCCGACCACGCGCCGGTCGTGGTCGACCTGGAGGTGTAG
- a CDS encoding MBL fold metallo-hydrolase has product MQLTKKGHSCVRLTRDDGRVLVIDPGRFSEEDAALGADAVLVTHEHPDHFDEERLRTALEANPAAEVWTLRSVAEQLGAAFPGRVRTVGHGDSFTAAGFGVEVHGELHAVIHPDMPRVTNIGFLVDGEVFHPGDALTVPDRPVHTLLLPVHAPWNKFSEIVDYAREVGAQRALAVHDGLLSDTGLGVYGRNLGPQGPGIGGTAYTRMTPGDSTTV; this is encoded by the coding sequence ATGCAGCTCACCAAGAAGGGCCACTCCTGCGTACGGCTCACCCGGGACGACGGGCGGGTTCTCGTCATCGATCCCGGGCGGTTCAGCGAGGAGGACGCGGCGCTGGGCGCCGACGCCGTCCTGGTCACCCACGAGCACCCGGACCATTTCGACGAGGAGCGGCTGCGCACGGCCCTGGAGGCGAACCCCGCCGCCGAGGTGTGGACGCTGCGCAGCGTCGCCGAGCAGCTTGGCGCGGCCTTCCCCGGCCGGGTGCGCACCGTGGGGCACGGCGACAGCTTCACCGCCGCCGGCTTCGGGGTCGAGGTGCACGGGGAGCTGCACGCGGTGATCCACCCCGACATGCCGCGGGTCACCAACATCGGCTTCCTGGTGGACGGCGAGGTCTTCCACCCCGGCGACGCGCTCACCGTGCCGGACCGTCCCGTGCACACGCTGCTGCTGCCCGTCCACGCTCCGTGGAACAAGTTCTCGGAGATCGTGGACTACGCCCGCGAGGTCGGCGCCCAGCGGGCGCTGGCGGTCCACGACGGGCTGCTGAGCGACACCGGCCTGGGCGTCTACGGCCGCAATCTGGGGCCGCAGGGTCCGGGCATCGGCGGCACCGCCTACACCCGGATGACCCCCGGCGATTCCACCACCGTCTAA
- the pssA gene encoding CDP-diacylglycerol--serine O-phosphatidyltransferase, translating into MTVIDRGAQSAWVPEADEDEADELPLSMRLSIADTLTLSNAICGFLAVYFTTTGVLIPHLTGSGDVGVVRNNAATAVLLMLLASVFDLFDGLVARKLRSSPMGAELDNLSDLISFGLAPAYFVLVWGMVVGDAHEPVAALAAITVLLAVVLRLARFSCVTMPDGVFQGMPSPFGALTVVSIVLLELPFWPTLLAIVGVAWLMVSRVEYPKPRGPLAGAMLAWIVLSMALLTAWAFDAPGGELMLQTGCSLQLVLGAVIPLFAMVRRVYNFRDLRREARAEAQS; encoded by the coding sequence TTGACCGTGATTGACCGCGGCGCGCAGAGCGCCTGGGTACCGGAGGCGGACGAGGACGAAGCGGATGAGCTTCCGCTGTCGATGCGACTGTCAATAGCGGACACCCTGACCCTGTCGAACGCCATCTGTGGCTTCCTCGCGGTCTACTTCACCACCACCGGCGTCCTGATCCCGCACCTGACGGGCAGCGGCGACGTCGGAGTGGTACGCAACAACGCGGCCACCGCCGTCCTGCTGATGCTGCTGGCCTCGGTCTTCGACCTGTTCGACGGCCTGGTGGCGCGCAAGCTGCGCAGCTCGCCGATGGGTGCGGAACTGGACAATCTGTCGGACCTGATCAGCTTCGGTCTCGCCCCCGCCTACTTCGTTCTCGTCTGGGGCATGGTGGTGGGCGACGCCCACGAGCCGGTCGCGGCGCTGGCGGCGATCACCGTACTGCTGGCGGTGGTGCTGCGGCTCGCGCGGTTCTCCTGCGTGACCATGCCCGACGGGGTCTTCCAGGGCATGCCCAGCCCCTTCGGGGCGCTGACGGTGGTCTCCATCGTGCTGCTCGAGCTGCCGTTCTGGCCGACGCTGCTGGCGATCGTCGGGGTGGCCTGGCTGATGGTGAGCCGGGTCGAGTACCCCAAGCCGCGCGGGCCACTGGCGGGGGCGATGCTCGCCTGGATCGTGCTGAGCATGGCGCTGCTGACCGCGTGGGCCTTCGACGCGCCGGGCGGTGAGCTGATGCTCCAGACCGGCTGCTCGCTCCAGCTGGTGCTGGGGGCGGTGATCCCGCTGTTCGCCATGGTGCGGCGGGTGTACAACTTCCGCGATCTGCGGCGCGAGGCGCGGGCCGAGGCCCAGTCCTAG
- a CDS encoding phosphatidylserine decarboxylase: protein MPLRSSSVRLARGASPWLLPTVATAAVSLAKARHSGRWAAAAVPATALAAGMLWFFRDPEREIGQGRVICPADGVVQSIVPWEDGRTRVAIFMSPLNVHVNRAPVAGTVASVEHVPGGYVPAFDKESEFNERVVWRFDSELGDIEMVQIAGAVARRIVPYVPQGCKVEQGERIGLIRFGSRVDVYLPEGIEPAVEVGEKTTAGVTRLDRD, encoded by the coding sequence ATGCCGCTCCGCTCCTCGTCCGTACGCCTCGCCCGCGGCGCCTCGCCGTGGCTGCTGCCGACGGTCGCCACGGCCGCCGTTTCGCTCGCCAAGGCCCGCCACTCCGGACGCTGGGCGGCGGCCGCCGTCCCGGCCACCGCGCTGGCCGCGGGCATGCTGTGGTTCTTCCGCGACCCGGAGCGGGAGATCGGACAGGGCCGGGTGATCTGTCCGGCGGACGGCGTGGTGCAGAGCATCGTGCCGTGGGAGGACGGGCGCACCCGGGTCGCGATCTTCATGAGCCCGCTGAACGTCCACGTGAACCGCGCGCCGGTCGCCGGCACCGTGGCCTCCGTGGAGCACGTCCCGGGCGGTTACGTTCCGGCGTTCGACAAGGAGAGCGAGTTCAACGAGCGCGTCGTGTGGCGCTTCGACAGCGAGCTGGGCGACATCGAGATGGTGCAGATCGCCGGCGCCGTCGCGCGGCGGATCGTGCCGTACGTGCCGCAGGGCTGCAAGGTCGAGCAGGGTGAGCGCATCGGGCTGATCCGATTCGGCTCGCGGGTGGATGTCTATCTTCCCGAGGGCATCGAGCCGGCGGTCGAGGTCGGCGAGAAGACCACAGCGGGGGTGACACGTCTTGACCGTGATTGA
- a CDS encoding HpcH/HpaI aldolase/citrate lyase family protein, with amino-acid sequence MTVPGSPGQRPSRSRRSVLAVPGSNPRFLEKAQGLPADAVFLDLEDAVAPLAKERARDAVVEALNEGDWSGRTRVVRVNDWTTPWTYRDVITVVEGAGARLDALLLPKTQNAEQVKALDLLLTQVERTAGLEVGRIGIEAQIEDAGGLVNADTIAAASPRLESLVFGPADFMASINMKSLVVGEQPPGYPADAYHYILMRILMAARAHGLQAIDGPYLQIRNPDGFREVAGRSAALGFDGKWVLHPDQIAAANAIYSPSQEDYDHAELILDAYDYWTSAAGGARGAAMLGEEMIDEASRKMALVLAGKGRAAGLARTSAFTPPSP; translated from the coding sequence ATGACCGTCCCCGGTTCCCCGGGGCAGCGCCCCTCGCGCTCCCGCCGCTCCGTGCTGGCCGTTCCGGGCAGCAACCCGCGCTTCCTGGAGAAGGCCCAGGGCCTGCCGGCCGACGCCGTCTTCCTCGACCTGGAGGACGCCGTGGCGCCGCTGGCCAAGGAGCGGGCCCGGGACGCCGTCGTCGAGGCGCTCAACGAGGGCGACTGGAGCGGCAGAACGCGCGTGGTGCGGGTGAACGACTGGACCACGCCGTGGACATACCGGGACGTGATCACGGTGGTCGAGGGAGCGGGCGCCCGGCTGGACGCGCTGCTGCTGCCGAAGACACAGAACGCCGAGCAGGTGAAGGCGCTGGACCTGCTGCTGACCCAGGTCGAGCGGACGGCCGGCCTGGAGGTGGGGCGGATCGGCATCGAGGCGCAGATCGAGGACGCCGGCGGACTGGTGAACGCGGACACGATCGCGGCGGCCTCACCCCGGCTGGAGAGCCTGGTGTTCGGCCCCGCCGACTTCATGGCATCCATCAATATGAAGTCACTGGTGGTCGGCGAACAGCCGCCGGGTTATCCGGCGGACGCCTATCACTACATCCTCATGCGGATTCTGATGGCGGCCCGCGCGCACGGACTCCAGGCGATCGACGGCCCCTATCTCCAGATCCGCAATCCCGACGGGTTCCGTGAGGTGGCCGGGCGGTCGGCGGCGCTGGGCTTCGACGGGAAGTGGGTGCTGCATCCGGACCAGATCGCGGCGGCGAACGCGATCTACTCGCCCTCCCAGGAGGATTACGACCACGCCGAGCTGATTCTGGACGCGTACGACTACTGGACCTCGGCGGCCGGCGGGGCACGGGGCGCGGCGATGCTCGGCGAGGAGATGATCGACGAGGCGAGCCGGAAGATGGCGCTGGTCCTCGCGGGCAAGGGCCGGGCCGCCGGCCTGGCCCGTACCTCGGCCTTCACGCCGCCCTCCCCCTGA
- a CDS encoding TetR family transcriptional regulator has translation MVQPVKSDRPQISQRLKVRRALAAAAMELFATKGYAATTVDEIAATAGVARRTFFRHFRSKEEAIFPDHDDTLVRAEEVLEAAPERENPIDTICRGIKEVMKMYAASPALSVERYKLTREVPALREREIASVARYERLFTRYLLARFDENSHNGDEPLLAEVAASSVVTAHNHVLRRWLRRGGQGDVEAELEHAFTIVRSTFGALPVFAGGATAAPAPPVAAAEVAPAGGGGEVLVTVARTDAPLNEVMRTIEQALRDCRR, from the coding sequence ATGGTTCAGCCCGTGAAGTCCGACCGTCCGCAGATCTCCCAGCGCCTGAAGGTGCGCCGGGCGCTGGCCGCCGCCGCCATGGAGCTGTTCGCGACGAAAGGGTACGCGGCCACCACCGTCGACGAGATCGCCGCGACCGCCGGAGTGGCCCGCAGAACCTTCTTCCGGCACTTCCGTTCCAAGGAAGAGGCCATCTTCCCGGACCACGACGACACCCTGGTGCGTGCCGAGGAGGTCCTGGAGGCGGCCCCCGAGCGGGAGAACCCGATCGACACGATCTGCCGGGGCATCAAAGAGGTCATGAAGATGTACGCGGCCTCCCCCGCCCTGTCGGTCGAGCGCTACAAGCTGACCCGGGAGGTCCCGGCGCTGCGCGAACGCGAGATCGCCTCGGTCGCCCGGTACGAGCGGCTGTTCACCCGCTATCTGCTGGCCCGGTTCGACGAGAACTCGCACAACGGCGACGAACCGCTGCTCGCCGAGGTGGCCGCCTCCTCCGTGGTGACGGCGCACAACCATGTACTGCGGCGCTGGCTGCGCCGGGGCGGGCAGGGGGATGTGGAGGCGGAGCTGGAGCACGCCTTCACGATCGTGCGCAGCACCTTCGGCGCGCTGCCGGTGTTCGCCGGCGGTGCCACGGCAGCGCCCGCGCCCCCGGTGGCGGCGGCCGAGGTGGCCCCGGCGGGCGGGGGCGGCGAGGTGCTGGTCACGGTGGCCCGTACCGACGCTCCGCTGAACGAGGTCATGCGCACCATCGAGCAGGCCCTGCGCGACTGCCGCCGCTGA
- a CDS encoding GNAT family N-acetyltransferase — protein MTLSIREMTEADTDDVARLRVLGWRHAYRGIMPRPYLDDLDPLPFAAGLRRGLAGATARTGHLVASGPGEPGRIIGWACQGPYRPHEAGWGEVRALYVHPGFIGTGVGRALLEAATARLSADGLPRVRLWVVRGNMRALRFYERAGFAPDGAEQSEEIQGVSVAELRYARG, from the coding sequence ATGACTCTATCGATACGGGAGATGACCGAGGCCGACACCGACGACGTGGCCCGGCTCCGGGTCCTGGGCTGGCGGCACGCCTACCGGGGCATCATGCCGCGGCCCTACCTCGATGACCTGGACCCGCTGCCGTTCGCGGCGGGGCTGCGGCGGGGACTCGCCGGGGCCACGGCGCGCACCGGCCATCTGGTGGCGTCGGGGCCCGGGGAGCCCGGTCGGATCATCGGCTGGGCCTGCCAAGGCCCCTACCGCCCGCACGAGGCCGGCTGGGGCGAGGTGCGCGCCCTGTACGTCCACCCCGGGTTCATCGGCACGGGCGTCGGCCGGGCCCTGCTGGAGGCCGCCACGGCCCGGCTGTCCGCCGACGGGCTCCCCCGCGTCCGGCTGTGGGTGGTGCGCGGCAACATGCGGGCGCTCCGCTTCTACGAACGCGCCGGTTTCGCCCCCGACGGCGCCGAACAGTCCGAGGAGATCCAGGGCGTCAGCGTCGCCGAACTGCGGTACGCACGGGGCTGA
- a CDS encoding endonuclease/exonuclease/phosphatase family protein, producing MRFLTWNLWWRFGPWERRQAAITAVLRAEQPDVCGLQEVWSTAEGHLAEHLAAELGLHLAWAPAALPPHWSERIPASAPPGLGVGLAVLSRWPIEESAVLPLPRGDGPDEGRVALYARIAAPGGPVPFFTTHLHSGPAGSGVRCAQVRALARMVADRRGGGAFPPVITGDFNAEPDSDEIRLFGGRLTAPAVPGQMLLDAWRYAEPGQPSATWDTANPYLAGGLGLNIRVDYIHTGLPAADGTGRVRSVRRAGDGPVDGVWPSDHLAVVAELEA from the coding sequence GTGCGCTTCCTGACGTGGAATCTGTGGTGGAGGTTCGGTCCCTGGGAGCGGCGGCAGGCGGCGATCACGGCCGTGCTGCGCGCCGAACAACCCGATGTGTGCGGGCTCCAGGAGGTGTGGAGCACCGCGGAGGGGCATCTGGCGGAACACCTCGCGGCGGAGCTTGGCCTGCATCTGGCCTGGGCCCCGGCGGCGCTGCCCCCGCACTGGAGCGAGCGGATCCCGGCGTCCGCGCCGCCCGGCCTCGGGGTGGGGCTCGCCGTGCTCAGCCGGTGGCCGATCGAGGAGTCGGCGGTGCTGCCGCTGCCGCGCGGGGACGGCCCCGACGAGGGGCGGGTGGCGCTGTACGCGCGGATCGCCGCGCCCGGCGGCCCGGTGCCGTTCTTCACCACCCATCTGCACTCGGGCCCAGCCGGTTCCGGGGTGCGGTGCGCGCAGGTACGGGCGCTGGCCCGGATGGTGGCGGACCGGCGCGGCGGCGGGGCGTTCCCGCCGGTCATCACGGGCGACTTCAACGCGGAGCCGGACTCCGACGAGATCCGGCTGTTCGGCGGGCGGCTGACGGCGCCCGCGGTGCCGGGGCAGATGCTGCTGGACGCCTGGCGGTACGCCGAGCCGGGGCAGCCGTCGGCCACCTGGGACACGGCCAACCCCTATCTGGCGGGCGGTCTGGGGCTGAACATCCGGGTCGACTACATCCACACCGGGCTGCCGGCCGCGGACGGCACCGGCCGGGTGCGCTCGGTGCGCCGGGCGGGGGACGGGCCGGTGGACGGGGTGTGGCCCTCGGACCATCTCGCGGTGGTGGCCGAGCTGGAGGCGTAG
- a CDS encoding HAD family hydrolase, which produces MLTGAGIRAVVWDIDDTIFDYTGANEAGALAHFAAEGLPATAAEVARWTALMREHYDRYLAGELAFAEQRRERVRAFLRDPGLPDGAAQEWFDRFSVRMRAAWRLYPDVLPALDALTPGYRHGLLSNSNLAHQDDKLRRLGVRDRFEMLLCSEELGHAKPAPEAFAAACEALGLSPDEVAYVGDQRITDAQAATAAGLCGIWLDRGESGTAAEVPPHRITTLSALPGLLARLGG; this is translated from the coding sequence ATGCTGACAGGTGCGGGCATCCGGGCCGTCGTGTGGGACATCGACGACACGATCTTCGACTACACCGGCGCCAACGAGGCGGGCGCGCTCGCCCATTTCGCGGCCGAGGGGCTGCCCGCCACCGCGGCCGAGGTGGCGCGGTGGACGGCGCTGATGCGCGAGCACTACGACCGCTATCTGGCGGGCGAACTGGCCTTCGCCGAGCAGCGCCGGGAGCGGGTGCGCGCCTTCCTGCGCGACCCCGGCCTTCCGGACGGGGCGGCGCAGGAGTGGTTCGACCGGTTCAGCGTACGGATGCGGGCCGCCTGGCGGCTGTACCCGGACGTGCTGCCGGCGCTGGACGCGCTCACCCCGGGCTACCGGCACGGGCTGCTGTCCAACTCCAACCTCGCCCACCAGGACGACAAGCTGCGCAGGCTGGGCGTCAGGGACCGGTTCGAGATGCTGCTGTGTTCGGAGGAGCTGGGCCACGCCAAGCCGGCGCCCGAGGCGTTCGCGGCGGCCTGCGAGGCGCTGGGCCTGTCTCCGGATGAGGTGGCGTACGTCGGGGACCAGCGGATCACGGACGCGCAGGCCGCGACGGCAGCCGGGCTGTGCGGGATCTGGCTGGATCGTGGGGAGTCCGGCACGGCCGCCGAGGTGCCCCCGCACCGGATCACCACCCTGAGCGCCCTGCCCGGACTGCTGGCGCGGCTGGGCGGCTGA
- a CDS encoding LysR family transcriptional regulator has protein sequence MIDLRRVQVLRAVHQHGTVTAAAAALHLTPSAVSHHLRELSRELKVRLIEPQGRRIRLTGAAHVVIEHGDAMVARWERAEAALESYRSGTSGLLRMCGFPSAVAALIAPAAALLRASNPELTIEVSECETPTGFDLLLATDADIAVLAPSEDFPHPGDARFDQRTLLDEPLDLLVPAGHPLVRRTRGGIQGVRLEDTAREEWILAAPGSCDHHQRVVVFCAVAGFTPKVAHYVRDWMAISAMVGAGLGVSLVPRMAPTPPEHAVVRLPLTGEPALTRRILTCVREGSRDHPLIQHGLKALAEAAAAVPERVGITPPG, from the coding sequence ATGATTGATCTGCGACGGGTCCAGGTGCTCAGGGCGGTCCACCAGCACGGCACGGTCACCGCCGCCGCGGCGGCCCTCCATCTGACCCCCTCGGCCGTCTCGCACCATCTGCGCGAACTCTCCCGCGAACTGAAGGTCCGGCTCATCGAGCCGCAGGGCCGCCGCATCCGGCTCACCGGGGCGGCGCACGTGGTCATCGAGCACGGAGACGCCATGGTCGCCCGCTGGGAGCGGGCCGAAGCCGCACTGGAGTCCTACCGCTCCGGAACCTCGGGGCTGCTGCGGATGTGCGGCTTCCCCAGCGCCGTCGCCGCGCTGATCGCCCCGGCCGCCGCTCTGCTGCGCGCCTCGAACCCCGAGCTGACGATCGAGGTGAGTGAGTGCGAGACCCCCACCGGTTTCGATCTGCTGCTGGCCACCGACGCCGACATCGCCGTACTCGCCCCCTCCGAGGACTTCCCGCACCCCGGCGACGCCCGCTTCGACCAGCGCACCCTGCTGGACGAACCGCTCGACCTGCTCGTCCCCGCCGGCCACCCGCTGGTGCGGCGCACCCGGGGCGGGATCCAGGGCGTACGGCTGGAGGACACCGCGCGCGAGGAGTGGATCCTGGCGGCGCCGGGCAGCTGCGACCACCATCAGCGGGTGGTGGTCTTCTGCGCGGTGGCCGGGTTCACCCCCAAGGTCGCGCACTACGTCCGGGACTGGATGGCGATCTCGGCGATGGTCGGCGCCGGACTCGGCGTCTCCCTGGTCCCCAGGATGGCCCCGACCCCGCCCGAGCACGCCGTGGTCCGGCTGCCCCTGACCGGCGAACCGGCCCTCACCCGGCGCATCCTCACCTGCGTCCGCGAGGGCAGCCGGGACCACCCGCTGATCCAGCACGGCCTGAAGGCGCTGGCGGAGGCCGCCGCCGCCGTCCCGGAACGGGTGGGGATCACACCGCCCGGGTGA
- a CDS encoding type II toxin-antitoxin system RelE/ParE family toxin: MAKRWDFELEPEVLEWVHALPPSQHRVVERQADRLADAPTALGDPYTRHLGGSLRELRFVLGNEPVRLTYWLAPGRRIVFLTVFRRARLREEDQIRRARQKQKECGTEHPRSRRSVIAWTRTDAGGGRGYHGSWRIPDEHRADPAYVEAGAAVALGQAVYDRRTQLGLSPAELAVRAGLSEADIECIEGGAIAPAVSSLRTLTTALDARLDLRIVSDMTTVEFITRAV; encoded by the coding sequence ATGGCCAAGCGCTGGGACTTCGAACTCGAACCGGAAGTGCTGGAGTGGGTGCACGCCCTCCCTCCCTCGCAGCATCGCGTGGTCGAGCGGCAGGCCGATCGTCTCGCCGACGCCCCGACCGCGCTGGGGGACCCGTACACCCGGCATCTGGGCGGCTCCCTGCGCGAGTTGCGGTTCGTCCTGGGCAACGAGCCGGTGCGGCTGACCTACTGGCTCGCCCCGGGCCGCCGCATCGTCTTCCTGACGGTGTTCCGCAGGGCCAGGCTGCGCGAGGAGGACCAGATCCGGCGCGCCCGGCAGAAGCAGAAGGAGTGCGGCACCGAGCATCCGCGCTCGCGGCGTTCGGTCATCGCGTGGACGCGGACCGACGCCGGCGGGGGCCGCGGGTACCACGGGAGCTGGCGTATCCCCGACGAGCACCGCGCCGATCCCGCCTATGTGGAGGCCGGGGCGGCGGTCGCGCTGGGGCAGGCCGTGTACGACCGCCGTACGCAGCTGGGCCTGAGCCCGGCCGAGCTGGCGGTCCGGGCGGGTCTGTCGGAGGCGGACATCGAGTGCATCGAGGGCGGCGCGATCGCTCCGGCCGTGTCCTCCCTGCGCACCCTGACGACGGCCCTGGACGCCCGGCTGGATCTGCGCATCGTCTCCGACATGACCACGGTGGAGTTCATCACCCGGGCGGTGTGA